From Chryseobacterium sp. IHB B 17019, one genomic window encodes:
- a CDS encoding HD domain-containing protein: protein MQNKLKIINDPVHGFIRIPHEILFDIVEHPYFQRLRRIGQTGLLNLIFPGATHTRFHHALGAMHLMFTALETLKQKGVKISETEEKGAMLAILMHDIGHGPFSHALESMLMDDWHHEKLSLLLMNRLNDEFNGELSCAIEMFQGKYHRKFFNQLISSQLDVDRLDYLKRDSFFTGVSEGNINTQRIISMMNVCDEGELVVDAKGIYSIENFLTARMFMYWQVYYHKTSALAEFLLVKILERAKYLVSQGVDLPATENLTYFLYRGKSCATDEDVERFTQLDDNDIIQAMKSWQNSDDFVLSYWCKAVIQRNLPKTIISSHSFDQRFIEEKIKKTNELFGIDNGHELVHEIKRKLLPYNAEKQPIYLLQKSGEKIRLEDSQDQLLSGLMVNKTTRYILTFPRDI, encoded by the coding sequence ATGCAGAATAAGCTAAAGATCATCAATGATCCCGTTCACGGTTTTATCAGAATTCCACACGAAATTTTATTCGATATTGTCGAACACCCTTACTTCCAAAGATTGCGTAGAATAGGACAGACAGGACTTTTGAACCTTATTTTTCCGGGAGCCACGCACACCAGATTTCACCATGCATTGGGAGCGATGCACCTAATGTTTACAGCTTTGGAAACGTTGAAGCAAAAAGGTGTAAAAATCTCTGAAACAGAGGAAAAAGGAGCTATGCTGGCGATTTTAATGCATGATATTGGCCACGGACCGTTTTCTCACGCGCTGGAAAGTATGTTGATGGACGACTGGCATCATGAAAAACTTTCGCTGTTATTGATGAATCGATTAAATGATGAATTTAATGGTGAATTATCATGTGCCATTGAGATGTTTCAGGGAAAATATCATAGAAAATTTTTCAATCAATTAATTTCTTCCCAACTGGATGTTGACAGGCTTGATTATTTAAAGCGTGACAGTTTTTTCACAGGAGTTTCTGAAGGGAATATCAATACTCAGAGGATTATTTCCATGATGAATGTTTGTGACGAAGGCGAATTAGTGGTTGATGCAAAAGGAATTTATTCTATCGAAAACTTCTTAACGGCCAGAATGTTTATGTATTGGCAGGTATATTATCATAAAACATCGGCATTGGCGGAGTTTTTATTGGTTAAAATTTTAGAAAGGGCAAAATATCTGGTTTCACAAGGTGTTGATCTTCCTGCCACTGAAAATCTCACCTATTTTTTATATCGTGGAAAAAGCTGCGCAACGGATGAAGATGTGGAAAGATTTACACAATTGGATGATAATGATATCATTCAGGCTATGAAAAGCTGGCAGAATTCCGATGATTTTGTTTTATCTTATTGGTGTAAGGCAGTGATTCAGAGAAATCTTCCAAAGACAATTATCTCTTCTCATTCATTCGATCAAAGATTTATTGAAGAAAAAATCAAAAAAACCAATGAGCTTTTCGGAATTGATAATGGCCATGAACTTGTCCATGAAATCAAACGAAAACTCTTGCCATATAATGCTGAAAAACAGCCAATTTACCTCTTACAGAAAAGCGGAGAAAAAATAAGGCTTGAAGATTCCCAAGACCAGCTTTTATCAGGATTGATGGTCAACAAGACGACACGGTATATCCTGACTTTTCCAAGGGATATCTAA
- the lpxD gene encoding UDP-3-O-(3-hydroxymyristoyl)glucosamine N-acyltransferase has translation MEFTASQIASFIDGKIIGDESTLITGVSPIEQGESGHLSFIAQDRFSHYLDTSKCSVIIVSENLLTKDTYNPTIIAVKDAYLSFQVLMNLYQEMQGRKQGVEDGSSIHDTAVIGDGVYIGAFTYVSEKAKIGEGSQIYPQVYIGKGVKIGKNCKIDSGARIYDYCIIGDNCVIHSNTVVGGDGFGFQPTADGFKKIPQLGNVIIENDVEIGSNCSIDRATIGSTIIGKGTKIDNLIQIAHNVKIGQNNVIAAQAGIAGSTTIGDWNQIGGQVGIVGHIKIGNQVRIQAQSGVNSSVSDKETLYGSPAISYNDYLRNYVHFRNFTEIVNRINNLENTSKDKTNE, from the coding sequence ATGGAATTTACAGCTTCGCAAATTGCAAGTTTTATTGACGGTAAAATAATAGGCGACGAGAGCACGCTTATTACAGGAGTTTCACCAATTGAGCAGGGGGAATCAGGGCATCTTTCTTTTATAGCACAAGACAGATTTTCTCATTATTTGGACACTTCAAAATGTTCCGTTATCATCGTTTCTGAAAATCTTTTAACAAAAGATACCTATAATCCTACTATTATTGCAGTAAAAGATGCTTATCTTTCGTTCCAGGTCTTGATGAACCTGTACCAGGAGATGCAGGGCAGAAAACAGGGAGTTGAGGACGGTTCTTCGATCCATGATACGGCTGTCATCGGTGATGGAGTTTATATCGGTGCTTTTACTTATGTTTCCGAAAAGGCGAAAATCGGGGAAGGATCTCAAATATATCCTCAGGTTTACATCGGGAAAGGCGTAAAAATTGGGAAAAACTGTAAGATTGACAGCGGAGCAAGGATTTATGATTATTGCATTATTGGTGATAATTGTGTGATCCATTCCAATACAGTAGTTGGCGGCGACGGATTTGGTTTCCAGCCTACAGCAGACGGATTCAAAAAAATTCCTCAGCTGGGAAATGTTATCATTGAAAATGATGTGGAAATTGGCTCGAACTGTAGTATTGACAGAGCTACAATCGGTTCTACCATTATCGGGAAAGGGACCAAAATAGATAATCTGATCCAGATTGCACATAATGTAAAAATCGGACAGAACAACGTAATTGCAGCACAGGCCGGAATTGCGGGATCTACAACTATTGGTGACTGGAACCAGATCGGCGGACAGGTGGGAATTGTTGGTCATATTAAAATTGGGAATCAGGTGAGAATTCAGGCTCAGAGTGGTGTGAATTCGAGCGTTAGTGATAAAGAAACATTGTACGGCTCACCGGCAATCAGCTACAATGACTATCTGAGAAACTATGTTCATTTCAGGAATTTTACTGAAATTGTAAACAGAATAAATAATCTTGAGAATACCTCAAAAGATAAAACTAATGAGTGA
- a CDS encoding bifunctional UDP-3-O-[3-hydroxymyristoyl] N-acetylglucosamine deacetylase/3-hydroxyacyl-ACP dehydratase, which yields MSDMQKTLQEEVTLSGIGLHTGKEVKLTIKPAKENTGFIFVRTDLEGHPQVEADVNYVVATERGTTLEKLGVKITTCEHLLAALVGCDIDNAILEMDASEPPILDGSSKYFVEAIESVGVVEQSIAREYLVIKEVLTYSDPATGSEITIIPSDTYEITTMVDFGTKVLGTQNATMKNISEFKEEISSARTFSFLHELEMLLDHGLIKGGDISNAIVYVDKDLTPETTEKLKKAFGKDNVSIRPNGILDNLNLNYPNEAARHKLLDVIGDLALAGVKIKGKVIANKPGHYVNTQFAKRLNRQWKLQKKKNVPDFDLTKEPVFDINGIMRLMPHRPPFLLIDKILELSDSHVVGLKNVTMNEPFFVGHFPKEPVMPGVLQVEALAQTGGILVLASVPDPENYSTYFIKIDKVKFKRKVVPGDTIIFKIELIEPIRRGIVHMQGYGYVGDSVAVEAELMAQVAKNKVE from the coding sequence ATGAGTGATATGCAAAAAACGCTTCAGGAAGAAGTGACACTTTCCGGAATCGGACTTCACACTGGTAAAGAAGTAAAACTTACCATTAAGCCTGCAAAAGAAAATACAGGTTTTATATTCGTAAGGACAGATTTGGAGGGCCACCCTCAGGTCGAAGCTGATGTGAACTATGTTGTAGCTACAGAAAGAGGAACGACATTAGAAAAATTAGGAGTAAAAATTACTACCTGCGAGCATCTTTTAGCAGCTCTGGTAGGTTGCGATATTGACAATGCAATTTTAGAAATGGATGCTTCCGAACCTCCTATCCTGGACGGTTCTTCAAAATACTTTGTTGAAGCTATCGAAAGTGTGGGAGTTGTGGAACAAAGTATCGCAAGGGAATATCTTGTGATAAAAGAAGTTCTTACCTACAGCGATCCTGCCACAGGATCCGAGATCACAATCATCCCGTCGGATACCTACGAAATTACTACAATGGTAGATTTTGGGACTAAAGTTTTAGGTACTCAAAATGCTACGATGAAAAATATTTCTGAGTTTAAAGAAGAAATCTCATCTGCAAGAACATTCAGCTTTTTACATGAATTGGAAATGCTTTTGGATCATGGCTTGATCAAAGGCGGAGATATTTCTAACGCGATCGTTTATGTAGATAAAGATCTTACCCCGGAAACTACAGAAAAACTAAAAAAAGCCTTTGGTAAAGACAACGTTTCTATCAGACCAAACGGAATTCTTGATAATTTGAACTTAAACTATCCTAATGAAGCCGCAAGACACAAATTACTTGATGTAATCGGTGACCTGGCTTTAGCAGGAGTGAAAATAAAAGGTAAAGTAATTGCTAATAAGCCGGGACATTACGTAAACACTCAATTTGCAAAAAGACTGAACCGTCAGTGGAAATTGCAGAAAAAGAAAAATGTTCCTGATTTTGACTTAACAAAAGAACCTGTTTTCGATATCAACGGGATCATGCGCCTAATGCCGCACAGACCACCGTTTTTATTAATTGATAAGATTCTTGAACTTTCAGATTCTCACGTTGTAGGCCTTAAAAATGTAACAATGAACGAGCCTTTCTTCGTTGGACATTTCCCTAAAGAACCCGTAATGCCAGGCGTTTTACAGGTTGAGGCTTTAGCACAGACAGGAGGAATTCTTGTATTGGCAAGTGTTCCGGATCCTGAAAATTACTCTACTTATTTTATTAAAATTGACAAAGTAAAATTCAAGAGAAAAGTAGTTCCCGGGGATACTATTATTTTCAAAATTGAATTGATAGAGCCTATCAGAAGAGGTATCGTTCACATGCAGGGCTATGGATATGTAGGAGATAGCGTGGCGGTAGAAGCAGAATTAATGGCTCAAGTTGCAAAAAATAAAGTTGAATAA
- the lpxA gene encoding acyl-ACP--UDP-N-acetylglucosamine O-acyltransferase, producing MIHQLAAVDKRAKISKNVIVEPFTTIAGDVEIGEGTWIGPNVTIMDGARIGKNCRIFPGTVISAIPQDLKFDGEDTQVIIGDDTTIRECVTVNRGTKALGFTKIGKNCLIMATSHIAHDCIIGDHVIIVNGCGIAGHVEIGDYTVMGGLSAVHQFGKIGKHVMISGGTLVRKDIPPYVKVAREPMSYAGINSVGLRRRGFTNEKIFEIQKIYRAIFQMKMNVSQAITHIEKEMLPTAERDEILQFIQNSPRGIVKGYGTGKDRE from the coding sequence ATGATTCATCAATTAGCAGCCGTAGATAAACGTGCGAAAATCAGCAAAAATGTAATCGTAGAACCCTTTACTACAATTGCAGGGGATGTGGAAATAGGAGAAGGAACATGGATAGGCCCCAATGTAACCATCATGGATGGAGCAAGAATTGGTAAAAATTGTAGAATTTTTCCGGGTACCGTTATTTCAGCGATTCCTCAGGATTTAAAATTTGATGGTGAAGATACTCAGGTAATTATTGGTGATGATACTACAATCAGAGAATGTGTAACGGTAAACAGAGGTACAAAAGCCCTCGGATTTACAAAAATCGGGAAAAACTGCCTCATCATGGCAACTTCCCACATTGCACATGACTGTATTATCGGGGACCACGTTATCATCGTAAACGGTTGCGGTATTGCGGGACACGTAGAAATTGGTGATTATACCGTAATGGGAGGTTTATCAGCTGTTCATCAGTTTGGTAAAATCGGGAAACATGTAATGATTTCCGGGGGAACTTTGGTAAGAAAAGATATTCCGCCCTATGTAAAAGTTGCGAGAGAACCGATGTCTTATGCAGGAATCAATTCTGTGGGTTTAAGAAGAAGAGGATTTACCAATGAGAAAATCTTTGAAATTCAGAAAATTTACAGAGCGATCTTCCAAATGAAAATGAATGTTTCCCAGGCAATTACCCATATTGAAAAGGAAATGCTTCCTACTGCAGAAAGAGATGAGATCCTTCAGTTTATTCAAAACTCACCAAGAGGTATCGTAAAAGGATACGGAACGGGAAAAGACAGAGAATAA
- the efp gene encoding elongation factor P produces the protein MATSNDIKKGLCIEYSNDIYKVIEFLHVKPGKGPAFVRTKLKSVTNGKVIDNTFSAGHKIDEVKVITRKYQYLYDDENGFHFMNNDDFSQLYLNKEMIENSQFMKAGEEVTIILKEADETPLSAELPQSVYLDVTEADPGVKGNTATNALKNAIVETGARVMVPLFIEPGDRIKVSTEDGSYLERVKE, from the coding sequence ATGGCAACAAGTAACGATATCAAAAAAGGACTTTGCATTGAGTACAGTAACGATATTTATAAAGTAATCGAATTCCTTCACGTAAAACCGGGAAAAGGTCCTGCTTTCGTTAGAACAAAATTAAAATCTGTGACAAACGGAAAAGTAATCGACAATACTTTCTCAGCCGGTCACAAAATCGACGAAGTAAAAGTTATCACAAGAAAATATCAGTATCTTTATGATGATGAGAATGGCTTCCACTTCATGAATAATGACGATTTTTCCCAGCTTTATCTTAACAAAGAAATGATTGAGAATTCCCAGTTCATGAAAGCCGGTGAAGAAGTGACAATTATTTTGAAAGAAGCTGATGAAACTCCGCTTTCTGCAGAACTTCCTCAGTCGGTTTATCTTGATGTAACCGAAGCTGATCCTGGTGTAAAAGGAAACACTGCCACCAATGCTCTTAAAAACGCTATCGTTGAAACAGGAGCAAGAGTAATGGTTCCTTTATTCATCGAGCCGGGAGACAGAATCAAAGTAAGTACGGAAGACGGTTCTTACCTTGAAAGAGTAAAAGAATAA
- a CDS encoding UDP-3-O-(3-hydroxymyristoyl)glucosamine N-acyltransferase: MTFHSPQKLKTIADLIGAKHVGPEDFEVLGTNEIHMVKPGEIVFVNHPKYYDKALNSAATIILIDKEVDCPEGKALLVSDDPFRDFNKINTHFTRIYNFTEELHDAEIGEGTKIHHSAVIGNNVKIGKNTLIFPNVVIGDRTIIGDNVVIQSNTVLGGDAFYYRKLNGNFDRLISVGNVVIENNVEIGNSCTIDRGVTDSTIIGEGSVLDNQIQVGHDTVIGKKCLIASQVGIAGCCVIGDEVTIWGQVGMASGNKIDSGSIILGKTGVNRDLEKGTYIGMFAEDFKTYLKKEVKLRNLK; encoded by the coding sequence ATGACGTTTCATTCTCCACAAAAACTGAAAACTATTGCCGATCTTATCGGTGCTAAACATGTTGGCCCTGAAGACTTTGAAGTACTGGGAACCAACGAGATCCACATGGTAAAACCAGGAGAAATAGTTTTTGTCAACCATCCGAAATATTACGATAAAGCTTTAAACTCTGCCGCAACGATTATCCTAATTGATAAGGAAGTGGACTGCCCGGAAGGAAAAGCCTTGTTGGTTTCAGATGATCCTTTCAGGGATTTTAATAAAATTAATACCCATTTTACGAGAATATACAATTTCACGGAGGAGCTTCATGATGCTGAAATTGGTGAAGGAACAAAAATCCACCACTCTGCGGTAATCGGAAACAATGTGAAAATCGGGAAAAACACACTGATCTTCCCAAATGTTGTCATTGGAGACAGAACGATCATCGGTGACAATGTAGTTATCCAATCCAACACAGTTTTGGGAGGCGATGCTTTTTATTACAGAAAATTAAATGGAAATTTCGACCGTTTGATCTCAGTGGGAAATGTTGTAATCGAAAACAACGTAGAAATCGGAAACAGCTGTACGATTGACCGTGGTGTGACGGATTCTACCATAATCGGTGAAGGTTCTGTTTTAGATAACCAAATTCAGGTGGGCCATGATACCGTAATCGGGAAAAAATGCCTTATCGCTTCTCAGGTGGGAATTGCAGGATGCTGTGTGATTGGTGATGAAGTAACTATTTGGGGACAAGTCGGGATGGCTTCCGGTAATAAAATCGATAGCGGATCAATTATCTTAGGCAAAACCGGTGTCAACAGGGATCTTGAAAAAGGTACTTATATCGGGATGTTTGCAGAAGATTTTAAAACCTATCTTAAAAAAGAAGTGAAGCTGAGAAATCTCAAATAA
- the sucD gene encoding succinate--CoA ligase subunit alpha, which produces MSILVNKDSKVIVQGFTGNEGTFHAGQMIEYGTNVVGGVTPGKGGSEHLGKPVFNTVADAVEKAGANVSIIFVPPAFAADAIMEAAEAGIKVIVCITEGIPVADMVKVKSYIADRDCRLIGPNCPGIITSEEAKIGIMPGFVFKKGKVGIVSKSGTLTYEAADQVVKAGFGVSTAIGIGGDPIIGTTTREALELFINDPETDAVVMIGEIGGGLEAEAARWYKASGSTKPVVGFIAGQTAPKGRTMGHAGAIVGGAEDTAQAKMEIMRENGINVVDSPADIGATVAKILA; this is translated from the coding sequence ATGTCAATTTTAGTAAACAAAGATTCTAAAGTAATTGTACAAGGATTTACAGGGAACGAAGGTACTTTCCACGCAGGCCAGATGATTGAATACGGAACAAACGTTGTAGGAGGTGTTACTCCCGGAAAAGGAGGTAGCGAGCACTTAGGAAAGCCTGTATTCAATACTGTAGCGGATGCTGTAGAAAAAGCTGGGGCTAATGTAAGTATCATTTTCGTACCGCCTGCATTTGCTGCAGATGCTATTATGGAAGCTGCTGAAGCAGGTATCAAAGTTATTGTATGTATTACTGAAGGTATTCCTGTAGCGGATATGGTGAAAGTAAAATCTTACATCGCTGACAGAGACTGCAGATTGATCGGTCCGAACTGCCCTGGAATCATTACTTCTGAAGAAGCTAAAATTGGTATTATGCCAGGTTTCGTTTTCAAAAAAGGTAAAGTAGGTATCGTTTCAAAATCAGGTACTCTTACTTATGAAGCTGCAGATCAGGTTGTAAAAGCTGGTTTCGGTGTTTCTACGGCGATCGGTATCGGTGGAGACCCAATCATCGGGACTACTACAAGAGAAGCTTTGGAATTATTCATCAATGACCCTGAAACTGATGCCGTTGTAATGATCGGAGAAATCGGCGGTGGCCTTGAGGCTGAAGCTGCAAGATGGTACAAAGCAAGTGGTTCTACGAAGCCGGTTGTAGGTTTCATCGCAGGTCAAACTGCTCCTAAAGGTAGAACAATGGGTCACGCAGGTGCTATCGTAGGTGGTGCTGAAGATACGGCTCAGGCTAAGATGGAAATCATGAGAGAAAACGGCATCAATGTTGTAGACTCTCCGGCTGACATCGGTGCTACAGTAGCAAAAATTTTAGCTTAA
- a CDS encoding porin family protein codes for MKKFLLASALTISTMSFAQIDFSNTRFGIIAGGNYSGVKNAHNPSGKRLTMQAGVLALIPIGSENQFFLQPEVVYFGAGETGKNKDSKGTDGYDAVYANNYLSVPINFKAYFSEAESEFFGLIGPRFNFLLSQKVKNAPLSRPYYNPDYVVADNPELTGKASSFNFGVGIGAGYSYKRQLEIAAKYDFGLSNTYPGLNHEPKGTSKSKSEQVISLTLSYIFK; via the coding sequence ATGAAAAAATTTTTATTAGCCTCCGCTTTGACAATTTCTACTATGTCTTTCGCACAAATAGATTTTAGTAACACGAGATTTGGTATCATTGCAGGAGGTAACTATTCAGGGGTGAAAAATGCCCACAATCCCTCAGGAAAAAGGCTGACAATGCAGGCCGGGGTTTTAGCTTTAATTCCTATCGGAAGTGAAAACCAGTTTTTCCTTCAACCCGAAGTAGTATATTTCGGAGCGGGAGAAACCGGAAAGAACAAGGATTCTAAAGGTACAGACGGCTATGACGCTGTTTATGCCAATAATTATCTGAGTGTGCCGATTAACTTTAAGGCTTATTTTTCCGAAGCAGAATCAGAGTTCTTTGGTTTGATAGGGCCTAGATTTAATTTCTTGTTAAGTCAAAAAGTTAAAAATGCTCCTCTGTCAAGACCTTATTACAATCCGGACTATGTAGTTGCTGATAATCCTGAACTTACAGGGAAAGCAAGCAGCTTCAACTTTGGAGTAGGAATTGGGGCAGGATACAGCTACAAAAGACAATTGGAAATCGCTGCAAAATACGATTTCGGTTTGTCCAATACGTATCCGGGTCTTAATCACGAACCAAAAGGAACGTCAAAAAGTAAATCTGAGCAGGTTATTAGCCTAACGCTTAGCTATATTTTTAAATAA
- a CDS encoding ABC transporter permease — MNNIFLITKREFLTQVKKKSFIILTLLAPILLIAFGAVIGLMFKANESHSIIEVVDKSGLFKNQLKSNDQLNYVFVSTADEKSKINNLKGNESLDGILILPELKSQNFDELQQNTRLIINSKIGFDTKQKIVADITDVIKKEKIKQLGIAETQLINLDKSFPLKTINVSENNKEDSDLAFGVKSGLSILLMYVTFMFIIIYGVRVMRSVLEEKNNRVVEIIISSVKPFELMMGKILGVTLVALTQFAVWISMSVIGALVLNTGFSSIQKNIPGGNEELASKLDVAQIATQVSHSLLELNFPLIIFVFIVFFLLGYIFYSSIYAAIGSAVDNETETQQFTLFAILPLMLGMYGSFSLMNNPDGPLGFWLSIIPFTSPVAMIARIPFGVPAWQIALSIALLLGTTVFMIFVAGKIYRVGILMYGNKATLKELWKWIRG, encoded by the coding sequence ATGAATAATATTTTTTTAATTACAAAAAGAGAATTTCTTACACAGGTAAAGAAAAAATCCTTTATCATATTAACTCTTTTAGCGCCGATCTTATTGATTGCTTTTGGGGCAGTGATCGGACTGATGTTTAAGGCCAATGAATCGCACAGTATCATCGAAGTGGTGGACAAGAGCGGTCTGTTTAAAAATCAGTTGAAATCTAATGATCAGTTAAATTATGTTTTTGTTTCTACAGCTGATGAAAAGTCGAAAATCAATAATTTAAAAGGAAACGAATCATTGGACGGAATTTTAATTTTACCTGAATTAAAAAGCCAGAATTTTGATGAATTACAACAAAATACGAGACTAATTATCAACAGCAAAATCGGATTCGATACGAAGCAGAAAATTGTTGCTGATATTACCGATGTTATTAAAAAGGAAAAGATAAAACAGCTTGGTATCGCGGAAACCCAGCTTATTAACCTGGATAAAAGTTTCCCGCTAAAAACCATCAACGTTTCTGAAAACAATAAAGAAGATTCTGACCTTGCTTTTGGAGTGAAAAGTGGGTTGAGCATTCTTTTGATGTATGTTACTTTCATGTTTATCATTATTTATGGAGTACGTGTCATGCGAAGCGTTTTAGAAGAGAAAAACAACCGTGTTGTGGAAATTATCATTTCTTCGGTAAAACCTTTTGAATTGATGATGGGAAAAATTTTAGGGGTAACTTTGGTAGCTTTAACGCAATTCGCTGTTTGGATCAGTATGTCTGTGATCGGGGCTTTGGTCCTGAATACAGGCTTTTCTTCAATTCAGAAAAATATTCCGGGCGGAAATGAGGAACTGGCGAGCAAACTTGATGTGGCGCAAATTGCAACTCAGGTTTCCCATAGCTTATTAGAACTAAACTTTCCATTGATTATTTTCGTATTCATCGTATTTTTCCTTTTAGGGTATATCTTTTACAGCTCGATTTATGCAGCAATTGGTTCTGCCGTAGATAATGAAACGGAAACGCAGCAATTCACGCTGTTTGCTATTTTGCCACTGATGTTGGGAATGTACGGAAGTTTTTCGTTAATGAACAATCCGGACGGACCGCTGGGCTTCTGGCTGTCTATCATTCCTTTTACCTCTCCTGTTGCAATGATTGCAAGAATTCCGTTTGGAGTTCCGGCATGGCAGATTGCCCTGTCGATTGCGCTGCTGCTGGGAACAACGGTCTTTATGATTTTTGTTGCCGGTAAAATATATAGAGTAGGGATCTTGATGTATGGAAATAAGGCTACTTTGAAGGAACTTTGGAAGTGGATTAGAGGATAA
- a CDS encoding ABC transporter ATP-binding protein encodes MLKAEHIRKTYNAGKKVALDDFSIHVPKGSIYGLLGPNGAGKTSFIRIINQITQADSGEVFINGEKLNPNHIKDIGYMPEERGLYKNMTVGDQLLYFGELKGMSKNDALNEAKKWFDKLHIDQWWKKKLSELSKGMAQKIQFVVTVLHRPHLLILDEPFSGFDPVNANLIKDQIIELKNNGTTIILSTHRMESVEEMCDYVALINNSKKIIDGRVFDVREKFKKNIFGITLSEVNDSQLQSFENKYKIFNIINENNLVSFDLKNESDQNQILLDLVNVGKVRSFDERIPSMNEVFINAVSNH; translated from the coding sequence ATGCTAAAAGCTGAACATATTAGAAAGACCTACAATGCCGGTAAAAAGGTAGCTTTGGATGATTTCAGCATCCATGTTCCGAAAGGAAGTATTTATGGTCTTTTAGGCCCGAACGGAGCCGGAAAAACTTCTTTTATCCGTATCATCAATCAAATTACCCAGGCTGATTCCGGAGAGGTATTTATCAATGGAGAAAAGCTTAATCCCAACCATATCAAAGACATTGGATACATGCCAGAAGAGCGTGGACTGTATAAAAATATGACGGTTGGCGATCAGCTTCTTTATTTTGGAGAGCTGAAGGGGATGAGCAAAAACGATGCTCTGAATGAAGCCAAAAAATGGTTTGATAAACTTCATATTGACCAGTGGTGGAAGAAAAAGCTGTCTGAGCTTTCCAAAGGGATGGCCCAGAAAATCCAGTTTGTGGTAACTGTGCTTCACAGGCCGCATTTGTTGATTCTTGACGAGCCGTTTTCAGGTTTTGATCCCGTAAATGCCAATTTGATTAAAGATCAGATTATCGAACTTAAAAATAACGGTACAACCATCATCCTGTCTACGCACAGAATGGAAAGTGTGGAAGAGATGTGTGATTATGTAGCTTTAATTAATAATTCTAAAAAGATTATCGACGGAAGGGTTTTCGATGTAAGGGAAAAATTCAAGAAAAATATCTTTGGAATTACGCTTTCTGAAGTCAATGATTCTCAACTTCAAAGCTTCGAAAATAAATATAAAATTTTCAACATAATTAATGAAAATAACCTGGTTTCTTTTGATTTAAAAAATGAAAGCGATCAGAACCAAATTCTTCTGGATCTAGTCAATGTAGGAAAAGTAAGATCATTCGACGAAAGAATCCCGAGTATGAATGAAGTGTTTATTAATGCCGTAAGTAATCATTAA
- a CDS encoding T9SS type A sorting domain-containing protein, with amino-acid sequence MKKLLLLFIFLGAFVGFSHNMKAQIKEPSSFSQKSDDGVLVAYPNPAKDFLIIKAKDSNLRIKSVIFYSILGTQVATYSVNMNSGEINIEKLKPGKYLIRYILSDNTMKVTQIVKQ; translated from the coding sequence ATGAAAAAACTTTTACTTTTATTTATCTTTTTAGGCGCTTTTGTTGGGTTTTCCCACAATATGAAAGCACAGATTAAAGAGCCAAGTTCCTTCTCTCAGAAATCTGACGATGGAGTGCTTGTTGCCTATCCGAATCCTGCGAAGGACTTTCTGATCATAAAGGCAAAAGATTCTAATTTAAGAATCAAAAGTGTGATCTTTTATTCAATTTTGGGTACTCAGGTTGCCACATATTCGGTGAATATGAATTCCGGTGAGATTAATATAGAAAAACTAAAACCGGGAAAATATTTGATCCGTTACATATTAAGTGACAATACGATGAAGGTTACCCAAATCGTAAAACAATAA